The Bacillus spongiae DNA window GAAGCCGTTACAATTTTTGAATTTTATTTTACCTCTCCTTAACATCCTTTTTTAAAACGCTAAACCAAGATAGCACTGACTAACAAATTATATTATTATTATTATTCTAATTTTTTATTCCATAATAATTAATGTATTGCAATATTTAGTATAATAGATACAAATATGCAATAAAGTCTTGCTTTGAAGTGAACTTCTGTCGGAGAAAAATAGTTATTGCTAATTTATAGTTGCAATGGAGAGGATTCTATGGATTTAGATATTGGCCAAATCATAAAATATAATAGGAAGCTATGTAATCTAACACAAGAACAATTGTGTGAAGGGATATGCTCCGTTACACATATGAGTAAGATTGAAAATAATGTAACTCATGTTTCAGATGAAGTCGTTCAAATGATTTTTAAAAGGCTTAATATAAGCATTGATTCTGAGGAAAAAAAATTTAAAGAATTAAAAAGTCAATTATTCTCTTTCTATAAGGCTTTGGAATATAAAAATCGAAATCAGATAGATTCACTCTATAAAACCCTAAAGAACGCTGAAAATTTTATAAAACAAACTAATCTTTATCCAATGTATCAAGTATGTAAGGTAAAGTACTTTTTTTATCATGGAGATATAAAAACAGGTGAAAGACTATTAAAAATTTTAGAGAGAAATATGAGTAAATTTCACCCCAAAATACAAAATTATATTTTTCATCTTTTTGGGATATATTATTTATTAATGATGAAAAATGAAAGTGCCTTAAAATATCTAAAAACTACATCAGAGGAATACAGAGAAGAATCAGAAGAATATTTCTACCATTTAGCGTTAGTATATAGTAACTTAGGTTATACATCTTTATCATCTTATTATAGTGAGAAAGCTATAAAAAGCTTTAAAGACCATAATAATTTTGAGAGAGTTTTTGATGCAGAATTTACTAAGATTATTCAACTTAATGTAAGTTCAATAGATGAAAGAGAATTCATTATTGAAAAATACCTTGACCTATTAGAGGTTATAGAGCAATATAACCCGGAACACCCTATGAGAGCAAGAATTTTTCATAATTTAGGCTATGAATATCTTCAGAATAAACAGTATGAAGTTGCAAGGGTTTATTTTGAAAAGTCTATGAACTTAAAATCACAAATTAGTAGTTTTTATCTTTCTTCTCTCTTTTCATATATCAATTGTATTAAACATATTCCTTCAACAACTCATAAGGAATTAATAATGTTAATAGAGAAAGGCTATACACTTTCTGATAAATATGATGTTCAAAAATACCTTTTATTATTTTCAGCGCAAAAATATGAAATCCTTGAAGAAGAGGAGAATTCTATGAACTTTATGGAAAAAACGTTGCTACCTTATTTTTTAGAAACTAATGAGCATAGTTATTTTGAGATTTATGGAAAAAAATTATACTGTTTCTACTTAAAAAACAATCATTATAAAAAAGCAGTAGAAATAGCATCCAAATTATTAATTTCAGAGAAGAATTAATATGAACGATTAGAAGAGTACTATTTTGTATTTTATAAGTGTGAATTCTTCAACCGATTTTACATTTTTCGAACGAGAAGAGCGTATCATATCACTTACTTTTTTATTGCCAGTATGAAATAATATGAATTGAACAAAATGAATATCGCCAATTAGCGCTTTCTAATGTGAAACTAGGAAGAGGCTATCATGGTAGGGATATTTATTCATAAAGTAGTGTTAGATAAAGCAAGTAGGAGCAGTATTGGTTTTTTCTAGAAATTACGATATGATGGTATGGAAAGTAGGAAATAGTGCTGAATTTTGGAATTTAGATGAGTAGGATGATGGTTTAATGAAACGAGCAAGAATTATATACAATCCAACTTCAGGTAGAGAGCTTTTTAAAAAGCATCTCCCAGAAGTATTAATGAAGCTAGAGCGAGCAGGCTATGAAACAAGCTGTCATGCAACAGAGTGTGAAGGGGACGCAACGAATGCAGCCAAAATTGCGGTAGAAAGAAAATATGACCTAGTCATTGCAGCGGGTGGAGATGGTACATTAAATGAAGTGGTCAACGGACTGGCTGAGCAAAAATACAGACCAAGACTAGGCATTATCCCGATGGGGACAACCAATGACTTTGCAAGAGCACTTCATTTGCCGAGAGACATTGAGGCTGCGGTGGATGTCATCATTAAAGGGGAGACCATTCCAGTTGATATCGGACGCAAGAACGATACATACTTCATTAATATTGCTGGAGGCGGGCGTTTAACAGAGCTAACTTATGAAGTGCCTAGTAAGCTTAAGACAATGCTTGGTCAGCTTGCGTACTACTTAAAAGGAATTGAGATGCTCCCATCCCTTCGTGCTTCAAATGTGTCGATAGAATATGATGGGAAAATATTTGAAGGAGAAGTCCAACTTTTTTTAATCGGACTAACGAACTCAGTAGGTGGTTTTGAACGTCTAGCACCTGATGCTTCCATAAATGACGGACTGTTTACGTTAATTATCTTGAAGAAATGTAACTTAGCCGAATTCATTCGCATTGCTTCACTAGCCCTTCGTGGTGAGCATCTTAACGACCCAAAAGTCATTTATACGAAAGCAAATCACGTGAAAGTGTACTCAGAAGAAAAAGTTCAATTGAACTTAGACGGAGAATTTGGTGGCCTATTACCAGCTGAATTCGTAAACCTTTATCGTCACATCGAAGTGTTTGTGCCACTAGATAAAATTCGTGAAGAAGATCGTGTGTAGAAAGATATGGATTGAAAACTCCTAGATGATAACTAGGAGTTTTTTGTACAATTAAACGTAATCAGTTTATCCATATAAAAAGGGTCCACACTAGCTGATTAATTTTGTGTTTAAACATAGAGAGGAACTATGAATGAGGGGGACGGATATGAATTTGACATTACATTTGGTCGTTCAACAGGAGAGGGAGAAGTACCTTCCTCTCCTGTTGTTAGCAGATGAAAGCAAAGAAATGGTGAGGGAGTATATCGGGGAAGGAGACATGTACACCATTAACAGTGAAAGGGGAATTGTGGGAATTATCCAAGTTACCTTCCTATCATCAAAAGTGGTGGAGCTAAAAAATATGGCCTTGTTGGAAGGTTATCGGGGAAAAGGAATAGGGAGAAAGGCGATTGAAAACATAGAGAAGCTGTACAAAGGAAAGGGCTACGATGAACTAATCGTAGGAACGGCTAATTCAAGCATCGACAATATTGCCTTTTATCAAAAGGCGGGGTTTCGAATGAGCGAAATTCGGAAAGATTTCTTTCTATCGTATCCGGAACCGATTGTCGAAAACGGTATTCAAGCGTTTGATATGATCGTGTTTCGAAAAAGGTTATCAAGTTCTTAAGGACATGGATGAAATTAGCTTTAGAACATCACCCCTTCTTTATTAGGAGTTATGATACAATCAATTAGGCGAAAACGAACGTAAAGGAAGTAGAAGCATGAGTAAACAACTCCCTGTAAAAAAAAATGATTATATTGAAGCATTATTTGAGGATTTAACCCATGATGGAAATGGTGTGATGAAAATAGACGGCTATCCGATCTTCGTCCCGAACGCTTTACCAGGTGAAAAAGGGAAAGTGAAGATTATTAAAACGAATAAAAAATATGGTTTTGGTCGTTTGATAAGCCTAGTAGAGGAGAGTCCTCATCGTCAAGAGCCACCTTGTCCTATTTATCATGATTGTGGTGGATGCCAAATTCAGCACATGAATTACGAAGGTCAGCTGAAGGCGAAGGAAAACAACGTACGAAATGTGATGAAAAGAATAGGCAAGCTCGAAAATGTTGTGATTCATCCTACACTAGGAATGGATGAGCCATGGCGCTATCGGAATAAATCGCAAGTACCTGTCGGTCTTCAAAATGGAGAACTGGTCGCTGGTTTTTACGCCAAACGAAGCCATGAAATCGTCGATATGCCGTATTGCATTATCCAAGACAAACGAAATGATGAAGTTGTTTCCCTTGTAAAAGAGCTATGTAAACAACACGGTATCCTCCCGTATGATGAAGAAAAACATCGAGGCGTTCTTCGCCACGTGATGGTTCGCTCTGCTTTTCAAACAGACGAAATTATGGTCGTTTTTATTACGAAAACAGCCGAGCTACCGAACAAAAAGAAAATAATAGAAGCTATCCGTACGAACATCCCTGGTGTGAAATCCATCGTGCAAAACGTAAACGCAAAACGGACAAACGTGATCTTTGGTGACGAGACGAAGCTGCTATGGGGCGAAGAAGTCATTTATGATTCCATTGGTCAAGTCAAATTTGCCATCTCTGCTCGATCCTTTTATCAAGTAAACCCTGAACAAACGAAGGTGCTGTACGACAAAGCGTTAGACTACGCACAATTAACGGGCAACGAAACTGTCATCGACGCATACTGCGGAATCGGTACTATCTCGCTATTCCTTGCCCAAAAAGCGAAAAAAGTGTACGGCGTCGAAATCGTCCCGCAAGCCATCGAGGACGCTAAGCGAAATGCGGAATTAAATGGATTCCGAAACGTTGAATTTGCCGTTGGCGCATCAGAAGACGTAATTCCAAAATGGTACGAAGAAGGCGTTCAAGCCGATGTCCTCGTCGTTGACCCACCGCGAAAAGGCTGTGATGAAAACCTACTAAACACGATTTTACAAATGAAGCCGAAAAAAGTTGTATACGTGTCCTGTAACCCAGCCACGTTAGCTAGAGATTTACACGTGCTAGAAGAAGGAGGATATCAGACGATTGAAGTGCAGCCTGTGGATATGTTCCCGCAAACGATGCATGTGGAGTGTGTGGCTCAACTCTTTTTAAAAGAAGGCAACTAACCTTTGTGGTTGTTGTCTTTTTTTGTTCTTCGAAAGGGTTTTCGAAGTTGAAGTGAATACTTAGATTACCATCATTGCTACAAGTGAATTTATTTGCTAGTAAGTGCAAAACTTGATGAGTTAAATCGTTAAGGATTGAAACCTCTTTGAGTCTTTTGCCTAATTAAAGTGCATAGTTAGAGATTCAGCTCAGTGCTATAATAGTAAAGAAACGATCTATATTCAATATTTAAAATCTTATAAATTAAGGGGAGAAAAAAAGGATGTCTTGGTATTTGGATAATGTTTTCGACCTAAACAAAGCGTCGCCGTATACGTTTTATGTTCCAAGTTCAAAGGTGTTAGAGAAATTAAAAATCGGTGATTTGGTAAAGCTAATTTTCGTAACTGAAAATCCTGAAGATGAAGGATTTAGAGGGGAGAGAATGTGGGTTCAAATCTCCACCATTAAAGGAGAGAAATTTAATGGAAAACTGGACAATGAACCTCAGCATGTACCTTTAAATCTAGGAGATGAGATTTCATTCGGAATTCAAAATATATGTGATACGGAATATGAAGACCCGAATTCAACAGACTGGGATTTTTACTTTGATGCCTTAGTAACGGTTAGCAATGATGTACTTGAAAAAAGGGAATTCAACTTTATGCTAAGGGATTATCCACATGGAGAAGGTGATTTTGGTTGGTCAATATTAAGTGGATATGAAGATGATGATTTTTTAAGTGATTCTGAAAACTTTCAAATCATCTCTATTGGGGTAATCTTGAATATCGATGATTCCATTTTAGACTTTATACAAGAACCGCCTTTATGTGCTTACGAAAGAAATGAAAGAGGCGATTTTTATAAAATAGATGATTATGATTGGGAAACTTATTTAAATGGTTAATAGGAATAAGGGTATATCTTGTCTTTATACTCTTTAACCTCACACGATGACCAGTCATACCTATTTTTGCGTCAGTAGTTGATGTTATATGGGTTACATTTAAAGTCAACAATTAACTAGCTTTGGTTTTCGACTGACTCCTATTTGTTTGATACTTAAATGTATCCTCTATTTTCATAATAATCACTTACTATAATTAATGGCCCTAATAATTACTATTTTAATGTTTCGCTTGATCGCCTCTCTCAAACGAAACAATCACCCTATTAAGCGTAGATAAACTAGAATTTAGAAAAAAAGAGATAACAAGATATTATCCCTTTTTAAACATCCATTGAATTAAATCCTTCCCTTGTTTAGGAGTTATTTGATTGATCGTTATTTCCTTAAGAATTGTTCGCCAAGAGGATATCAGTATAATCTCAATGGGAAGTTCCTGAATAGTACTTGTTAAATTTGATAAGAACTCTTCAATTTTATCATTTTTATCATAAGGCGTTTCTTCACTAATTAATCTACAGATGTTTAGTTTTACTGCAGCGTCTAAACCAGTAATTAATGCAGCTTTTAATGCTTCTTCTGGCTCATCAAATAAAGATGCCGCACCCTCCATTCTATCAATTAATCTTTGTTCCATATCAGTTCTGATTACTTCATAAAGCTTCGATTTTGAACCAAAATGATGATAGACTGCACCGGTAGTCATATTAGCTTTTTTGGCTAATTCTGTAACATTAACTCCGTTGTAACCCTTTTGGCTAAATTCCATTATTGCAACCTTAATTAATGTGTCTTTACTTGTTCCTGGTATTGGTATCCACTCTTTCATAATGTTGATTTTAGCATATTGACATAGTTTGGTAAATGATTTACGCTATACATAATCAACTTATGTTATGCATAATGTAATTACGTAACTAAAATTGGGAGGGGAAAATGAGATGAAATTAGTGTTTTTGTATCATCCAGTAAAAAACGTTAAGGAATCGCTTGCTTTTTATAGGGACACTCTTGGGTTTGAGGAAGCGTGGCGCGAAGGGGAGCATACAGTTGCCTTAACTTTACCCAATTCTGATGTACGATTAATGATTGAAGATGAAGAGGCAGATTTGTCAGCGGGTGGAGTTTTCTTAGTCGATAGTGTTGACGACTTCTATAATGAGAACAAAAATGTATTGGAATTTGTAAAAGAGCCAATTGACATTCCGCCTGGGCGTTATGCTATTTATAAAGATATCTCAGGTAACTATTTGAGGATTATTGACTTTACAAAAGAAAAATAAGTTAAAGAAAGAATAATTTCATTTCTTAATCAGACGACGCTTAGCACAAAAAGAACCGTATTTGGTTCTTTTTGTTTGGCTAGTTTTAGCTGTTAAAGTATTTGAGAATGTTTATGTCTTCCATTCCCTTAAAGAGCTGCGGTTATTTTCCTATTGATTTAGTGGTGAGAGCTGTAGGGGGTATACCATTGCTAAAGGGATTTTTTTGCAAGCTCCATTGTAAATGGAAATCTTACCCTTCAGCCAAGGGCTTATAAGGTATGGCACTTCTTAGACATGCGCGAAGGGTGTGATAGAATAGAGAGAGGAATTATATGGGAGGGAAAAGAACATGTTAATGGTGACAAATAATATTAAAATTAAAAAAGGTCATGCCCATGAGGTAGCGGAGCGCTTCAAACAGAGAAAAGGAATTCAAGAATCACCTGGCTTCATTCGCATGCAGCTATTAATTTCAACTGAATCAGAAGAACATGATCTATTAAAAGTAGGAACGGTGTGGGAAAACGAAGAGGCGTTTACACAGTGGACTCAAAGCGATTCCTTTAAAAAAGCTCATGGTCACGGTAAGCGAGGAGAGCAAAAACCTCAAGAAGAAAAATCTACACAAGAGAAAATCATGCTAGGTGCCTATTTAACAAAAGAGGAGCTTGTATACGAACTGTAGTGATGTATGTGGTCGATACGTTTGTTTTATTTTGCAGACGTATCGACCCTTTAATCAGTTCATATCTTGGCAACTGATTAAAAATGAATTGTCCTAAAGTATTTAATACAAGTTCTGTTGTGATGGAGCAGGAGAAAAATAGTGTTCAATTTCTTTGGATACAAATCTTAAGTCGTTTCCAAATAACAGCAGATACATCTACCAAAGTGGGAGTGAAGAGCTATCAGAGATCACTTTTTATTATAAAATCTTATTTTAGTCCATTTTCAGGTTCTATACGATGTACGTCATTTAATTGTGGAAAATAGCCTTTCGTTATATTGAATAGGGCATTCGGTTCTCCCATGATTTGTTGACCCTATTTTAAAGAAAAGGAAAGCCCTGACTCTATTTATAGATGTAGATATAGTACCAATTGCTGTTTTGTTTGCTGGAGATTTTTTATGTTTAGATTATAGAGAGTCAAGAAATAATCCTAAAGTTTGTGAGTGGGATCACGAGATTTCTGCTGAACTAGAACCGGTAAGGTAGCTTGTTTCAGACACCTTCAATGAATTTTTGGGTATTTTTTAATAATACATATAATGGAAAAAACACACGAGTAAAACGAGCTATATAAAACCTAAAAACATACAAATTTGTGTTATTTAAACCCAGATGAACTTAAGCACTTGGTTGTTCAGACAATAAGTGCTTTTTGTGTTTAAAGATAAAATAATTAAAAATACGCTCTAAATATGATGCATCCATCCATAGGCAAAGTAGCTACCTTCATCGAGGAAAACCAAGGGGAAAGCATCGATTCA harbors:
- a CDS encoding helix-turn-helix domain-containing protein; the protein is MKEWIPIPGTSKDTLIKVAIMEFSQKGYNGVNVTELAKKANMTTGAVYHHFGSKSKLYEVIRTDMEQRLIDRMEGAASLFDEPEEALKAALITGLDAAVKLNICRLISEETPYDKNDKIEEFLSNLTSTIQELPIEIILISSWRTILKEITINQITPKQGKDLIQWMFKKG
- a CDS encoding diacylglycerol kinase, whose product is MKRARIIYNPTSGRELFKKHLPEVLMKLERAGYETSCHATECEGDATNAAKIAVERKYDLVIAAGGDGTLNEVVNGLAEQKYRPRLGIIPMGTTNDFARALHLPRDIEAAVDVIIKGETIPVDIGRKNDTYFINIAGGGRLTELTYEVPSKLKTMLGQLAYYLKGIEMLPSLRASNVSIEYDGKIFEGEVQLFLIGLTNSVGGFERLAPDASINDGLFTLIILKKCNLAEFIRIASLALRGEHLNDPKVIYTKANHVKVYSEEKVQLNLDGEFGGLLPAEFVNLYRHIEVFVPLDKIREEDRV
- the rlmD gene encoding 23S rRNA (uracil(1939)-C(5))-methyltransferase RlmD → MSKQLPVKKNDYIEALFEDLTHDGNGVMKIDGYPIFVPNALPGEKGKVKIIKTNKKYGFGRLISLVEESPHRQEPPCPIYHDCGGCQIQHMNYEGQLKAKENNVRNVMKRIGKLENVVIHPTLGMDEPWRYRNKSQVPVGLQNGELVAGFYAKRSHEIVDMPYCIIQDKRNDEVVSLVKELCKQHGILPYDEEKHRGVLRHVMVRSAFQTDEIMVVFITKTAELPNKKKIIEAIRTNIPGVKSIVQNVNAKRTNVIFGDETKLLWGEEVIYDSIGQVKFAISARSFYQVNPEQTKVLYDKALDYAQLTGNETVIDAYCGIGTISLFLAQKAKKVYGVEIVPQAIEDAKRNAELNGFRNVEFAVGASEDVIPKWYEEGVQADVLVVDPPRKGCDENLLNTILQMKPKKVVYVSCNPATLARDLHVLEEGGYQTIEVQPVDMFPQTMHVECVAQLFLKEGN
- a CDS encoding VOC family protein; translation: MKLVFLYHPVKNVKESLAFYRDTLGFEEAWREGEHTVALTLPNSDVRLMIEDEEADLSAGGVFLVDSVDDFYNENKNVLEFVKEPIDIPPGRYAIYKDISGNYLRIIDFTKEK
- a CDS encoding helix-turn-helix domain-containing protein, yielding MDLDIGQIIKYNRKLCNLTQEQLCEGICSVTHMSKIENNVTHVSDEVVQMIFKRLNISIDSEEKKFKELKSQLFSFYKALEYKNRNQIDSLYKTLKNAENFIKQTNLYPMYQVCKVKYFFYHGDIKTGERLLKILERNMSKFHPKIQNYIFHLFGIYYLLMMKNESALKYLKTTSEEYREESEEYFYHLALVYSNLGYTSLSSYYSEKAIKSFKDHNNFERVFDAEFTKIIQLNVSSIDEREFIIEKYLDLLEVIEQYNPEHPMRARIFHNLGYEYLQNKQYEVARVYFEKSMNLKSQISSFYLSSLFSYINCIKHIPSTTHKELIMLIEKGYTLSDKYDVQKYLLLFSAQKYEILEEEENSMNFMEKTLLPYFLETNEHSYFEIYGKKLYCFYLKNNHYKKAVEIASKLLISEKN
- a CDS encoding antibiotic biosynthesis monooxygenase → MLMVTNNIKIKKGHAHEVAERFKQRKGIQESPGFIRMQLLISTESEEHDLLKVGTVWENEEAFTQWTQSDSFKKAHGHGKRGEQKPQEEKSTQEKIMLGAYLTKEELVYEL
- a CDS encoding GNAT family N-acetyltransferase — translated: MNLTLHLVVQQEREKYLPLLLLADESKEMVREYIGEGDMYTINSERGIVGIIQVTFLSSKVVELKNMALLEGYRGKGIGRKAIENIEKLYKGKGYDELIVGTANSSIDNIAFYQKAGFRMSEIRKDFFLSYPEPIVENGIQAFDMIVFRKRLSSS
- a CDS encoding immunity protein Imm33 domain-containing protein, yielding MSWYLDNVFDLNKASPYTFYVPSSKVLEKLKIGDLVKLIFVTENPEDEGFRGERMWVQISTIKGEKFNGKLDNEPQHVPLNLGDEISFGIQNICDTEYEDPNSTDWDFYFDALVTVSNDVLEKREFNFMLRDYPHGEGDFGWSILSGYEDDDFLSDSENFQIISIGVILNIDDSILDFIQEPPLCAYERNERGDFYKIDDYDWETYLNG